From a single Gadus morhua chromosome 3, gadMor3.0, whole genome shotgun sequence genomic region:
- the LOC115539898 gene encoding adhesion G protein-coupled receptor L1 isoform X1 produces MAMCVWFLGVCVLTLAHVAPSSQAMSRAAMPFGLLRRELACEGYPIELRCPGSDVVMVETANYGRTDDKICDADPFQMENTQCYLPDALKIMAQRCNNRTQCVVVAGVDVFPDPCPGTYKYLEIQYECVPYKVDQKVFVCPGSLLSIQPASSLLEAEHQSGAWCKDPLQAGDRLYVMPWTPYRTEVLYEYASWDDYRQNRVTTTYKLPSRVDGTGFVVYDGAVFYNKERTRNLVKYDLRTRIKSGEAVVVNANYHDTSPYRWGGKSDIDLAVDENGLWVIYSTEANNGRIVVSQVNPYTLRFEGTWATGFDKRGASNAFMACGVLYAVRSVFQDDEGQTEGRVGGDMVVYAYDTGRGQELPVQIPFPNPYQYISSIDYNPRDNQLYVWNNYYVLRYPLHFTPPAPTKGPMSSLMTTVRSYTATVALSPVRPSASHPIGVINRAPFDQRPITAMVPLTPRPPLRVPLAPGGPDQAGGCEGRVARGVQWPPTLKGETVERPCPKGSLGIASYQCMLSPLGWSSRGPDLSNCTSPWVSQIAQKIKSGENAANIAGELVNLTRGRVYAGDVSMSVKLIEQLLDILDSQLQALRPANKESAARNYNKLQKRERTCRAYVQAVVQTVDNLLGPEALISWADMNNADQSRSASLLLDAVEKGAFLLANNLYEGRFSDRAPNVDLEVYVLNTEAEIQDLTFPHSYDSDSILQISALALQQYSNNGQVKLVLSLFKNLGSFLTTKNSTLRLGLGLGQGSEVRGRSLAVNSHVISASVHRGVNRVYLSEPVIFTLRHLQQENHYGPNCSFWNSSGSLGSGRWSTQGCRLLHSNNTHTTCACNHLSSYAVLMTYQQPASGVGVEELLVSGVSWVGISVALVCLAGCLTTLCCQGAPWHSDHSNIHCNLWANLLITELLFLVGANKTQFTVACSIVAGMLHFSLLSVFCWLCLEAVELYLLQREVFEGQNSRRKYFYLSGYSVPVLVVAVSTAIDFRGYGSSTACWLRTDNYFIWSFLGPVAFIITLNLVVLVMTLHKMHSSAALKPDSNRHDNLRAWAVGSLTLLFLQCVTWSAGLVFLSAPSLLLAYLFSSLNTAQGLLITILHCTLARKGQKDYGRCLRLSQCCGGSSSSSPDSVKGAALRSNNRYSSSQARRATANRQSRIRRMWNDTVRRQTESSFIATDVNNTPTLNRAALGNHFLTNPVLQTHPGASPYDTLLAQGYSQPFTSTVGTFRNKPKGGVSAGQEPCGLDSVCLNGGYTPNTFTLHGLASAPGSRAGVVGSTDLLRGEGGGGGLGVDDVSPGALLSPHSGGVPELGGGGGGGGMRRNLSDAAALEKMIISELVQSNLRPAAPMPVPPERYGSLARPLHERAGHAHSATLTRHSQQQQQQHGHEGWAAAMPTHHARPGPPDGWPSGRPQPGDPELHQGPGLRGQDLHHPVAAVQARLQEGWAHAAHGAPGSADPKEKLKDGDRAQLQCTLGRRGLLQDRQQARPPDIQARPYSTISRTPGTLSRHRAAAAGAEGAGGAAGERERERDRERDRERDRDRYRDRPLPPPPPPPPQEAEPLYKALEEPLLHQQRDAAIAEWQAGQGKDEMFLLKRDALAEDWRERGPGEGHPSQKTAADGTEEWRSGAERGREDPLLLEKRDGRLEVWRGGGEESDKEETFITQKNEFAMDRWRGGAEREPEEPLFLKERDGWRSLVEQDSEEFKPKDGALEVWRGGVDMERDESFLFDGKDASGGSGGSGGGGGGGGGGMDGWQRGAERGSFRYHGDREDSSDTYTLPLSPDVDLDPDSSPIYARDSNPSPLYPGERRSPPVGVFPRGSPPTNIFASREPSPPSSSSGGGGLYSRHSPQVYSRGSSPPPPPRFYTRTTPPSLSYPDSSPEGPEELSPTGQRPQRPALDLPYSMGRPPLGPRPNHLQTFYQPPPLAANGEPGYLADAGCDAEDGQMQRVTSL; encoded by the exons atggccatgtgtgtgtggttcctgggggtgtgtgtgctcacccTAGCCCATGTGGCTCCCTCCAGCCAAG CCATGTCCCGGGCGGCCATGCCCTTTGGCTTGCTGCGCAGGGAGCTGGCGTGTGAGGGCTACCCCATCGAGCTGCGCTGCCCCGGGAGCGACGTGGTCATGGTGGAGACGGCCAACTACGGCCGCACGGACGACAAGATCTGCGACGCCGACCCCTTCCAGATGGAGAACACCCAGTGCTACCTCCCCGACGCGCTGAAGATCATGGCTCAGAG GTGTAACAACAGGACTCAGTGTGTAGTGGTAGCGGGGGTGGATGTCTTCCCGGACCCCTGCCCTGGGACCTACAAATACCTGGAGATCCAGTATGAGTGTGTCCCTTACA AAGTGGACCAAAAAG TCTTCGTGTGTCCTGGCTCGCTGCTCAGCATCCAGCCGGCCTCCTCCCTGCTGGAGGCGGAGCATCAGTCGGGGGCGTGGTGCAAGGACCCCCTGCAGGCGGGCGACCGGCTCTACGTCATGCCCTGGACCCCCTACCGCACGGAGGTGCTATACGAGTACGCCTCCTGGGACGACTACCGCCAGAACCGGGTCACCACCACCTACAA GCTGCCCAGCCGCGTGGACGGAACGGGCTTCGTGGTCTACGACGGCGCCGTCTTTTACAACAAGGAGCGCACGCGCAACCTGGTCAAGTACGACCTGCGCACGCGCATCAAGAGTGGCGAGGCAGTGGTGGTGAACGCCAACTACCACGACACCTCGCCGTACCGCTGGGGCGGCAAGTCGGACATCGACCTGGCGGTGGACGAGAACGGCCTGTGGGTCATCTACTCCACCGAGGCCAACAACGGGCGCATCGTGGTCAGccag GTGAACCCCTACACGCTGCGCTTCGAGGGCACCTGGGCCACGGGCTTCGACAAGCGCGGCGCCAGCAACGCCTTCATGGCGTGCGGCGTGCTGTACGCCGTCCGCTCCGTCTTCCAGGACGACGAGGGCCAGACGGAGGGCCGGGTGGGCGGGGACATGGTGGTCTACGCCTACGACACCGGCCGCGGCCAGGAGCTGCCCGTCCAGATCCCCTTCCCCAACCCCTACCAGTACATCTCCTCCATCGACTACAACCCCCGGGACAACCAGCTGTACGTGTGGAACAACTACTACGTCCTCAGATACCCTCTGCACTTCACCCCGCCGGCCCCCACCAAAG GGCCGATGTCCTCTCTGATGACCACCGTGCGCTCCTACACCGCCACCGTGGCCCTCAGCCCCGTGCGGCCCTCGGCCTCCCACCCCATAGGCGTGATCAACAGGGCGCCCTTTGAccagcggccaatcacagccatgGTCCCTCTGACACCCCGCCCACCCCTGCGTGTTCCcctggcccccgggggccccgacCAGGCTGGCGGGTGTGAGGGCCGGGTGGCAAGAGGGGTGCAGTGGCCCCCTACTCTGAAGGGAGAGACGGTGGAGAGACCCTGTCCTAAAGGATCACTAG GTATAGCCTCCTACCAGTGTATGTTGTCCCCGCTGGGCTGGAGCTCCAGAGGCCCTGACCTTTCCAACTGCACCTCTCCCTGGGTTAGCCAGATCGCACAGAAG ATCAAAAGCGGAGAGAACGCCGCAAACATCGCCGGGGAGCTGGTCAACCTGACGCGGGGGCGGGTCTACGCCGGCGACGTAAGCATGTCCGTCAAGCTGATCGAGCAGCTATTGGACATCCTGGACTCCCAGCTCCAGGCCCTGAGACCGGCCAATAAGGAATCGGCCGCACGCAACTACAACAAG CTGCAGAAGAGGGAGCGCACGTGTCGAGCATACGTTCAG gctgTGGTCCAGACAGTGGATAACCTGCTGGGACCCGAGGCGCTGATCTCCTGGGCAGACATGAACAACGCTGACCAGTCTCGCTCTGCCTCCCTGCTATTGGATGCAGTGGAGAAAGGAGCCTTCCTATTGGCTAACAATCTGTATGAAGGCCGCTTCAGCGACAGAGCACCCAATGTCG atctGGAAGTTTATGTGTTGAATACAGAAGCAGAGATACAGGACCTGACCTTCCCTCATTCCTACGACAGCGACAGCATTCTCCAGATCTCTGCCTTGGCCCTGCAGCAATACAGCAACAACG GCCAGGTGAAGTTGGTGCTGTCGCTCTTCAAGAACCTGGGCTCCTTCCTCACCACCAAGAACTCCACCCTgcggctggggctggggctgggccaggggtcagaggtcagggggcgTAGCCTGGCGGTCAACTCCCACGTGATCTCTGCCTCTGTTCACCGCGGCGTCAACAGAGTGTACCTGTCTGAGCCTGTGATCTTCACCCTGCGACACTTGCAG CAGGAGAACCACTACGGCCCTAACTGCTCCTTCTGGAACTCCTCGGGGTCCTTGGGCAGCGGCAGGTGGTCCACGCAGGGCTGCCGCCTTCTGCActccaacaacacacacaccacctgcgCCTGCAACCACCTCTCCAGCTACGCCGTGCTCATGACGTACCAGCAGCCTGCG TCCGGGGTGGGGGTAGAGGAGCTGCTGGTGTCCGGGGTCTCGTGGGTGGGCATCTCGGTGGCCCTGGTGTGCCTGGCCGGCTGCCTCACCACGCTGTGCTGTCAGGGGGCGCCCTGGCACAGCGACCACAGCAACATCCACTGCAACCTGTGGGCCAACCTCCTCATCACCGAGCTGCTTTTCCTCGTGGGCGCCAACAAGACGCAGTTCACA GTGGCGTGCTCCATCGTGGCGGGCATGCTGCACTTCTCCCTGCTCTCGGTGTTCTGCTGGCTCTGCCTGGAGGCGGTGGAGCTGTACCTGCTGCAGAGGGAGGTGTTTGAGGGCCAGAACTCCAGGAGGAAGTACTTCTACCTGTCGGGGTACTCTGTCCCCGTGCTGGTGGTGGCCGTCTCCACAGCCATAGACTTCAGAGGATACGGCTCCAGCACTGC GTGCTGGCTTCGAACAGACAATTATTTCATATGGAGCTTCCTTGGACCGGTGGCTTTCATAATAACG CTCAACCTGGTTGTCTTGGTGATGACCCTGCACAAGATGCACAGCTCTGCTGCCCTCAAGCCAGACTCCAATCGACACGATAACCTCAG GGCGTGGGCGGTGGGCTcgctcaccctcctcttcctccagtgcGTGACATGGTCTGCAGGCCTGGTCTTCCtctccgctccctccctcctcctggcctACCTCTTCTCCTCGCTCAACACCGCCCAAGGCCTGCTGATCACCATACTGCACTGCACCCTGGCCCGCAag GGCCAGAAGGACTACGGCCGCTGCCTGCGTCTGTCCCAGTGCTGCGGAGGCTCGTCCTCCAGCTCCCCGGACTCTGTGAAGGGGGCGGCGCTGCGCTCCAACAACCGCTACAGCAGCAGCCAGGCCCGCAGAGCCACCGCCAACAGACAG AGCCGCATCCGGAGGATGTGGAACGACACGGTGCGCCGACAGACCGAGTCCTCCTTCATCGCCACGGACGTCaacaacacccccaccctcaacaGAG CTGCCTTGGGGAACCACTTCCTGACTAACCCTGTGCTGCAGACGCACCCTGGAGCGTCCCCCTACGACACTCTGCTAGCCCAGGGCTACAGCCAGCCCTTCACCTCCACAG TAGGAACCTTCAGAAACAAGCCGA AGGGCGGCGTGTCTGCGGGCCAGGAGCCCTGCGGCCTGGACAGCGTGTGTCTCAACGGCGGCTACACCCCCAACACCTTCACCCTGCACGGCCTGGCCTCCGCCCCGGGGTCCCGCGCCGGGGTGGTGGGCAGCACCGACCTCCTGAGGGGCGAGGGGGGCGGCGGAGGGCTGGGGGTGGACGACGTCTCCCCCggggctctcctctccccccactccggGGGCGTCCCGGAgttgggcggcggcggcggcggcggcgggatgCGGCGGAACCTGTCGGACGCGGCGGCGCTGGAGAAGATGATCATCTCGGAGCTGGTGCAGAGCAACCTGAGGCCGGCCGCGCCCATGCCCGTGCCCCCCGAGCGCTACGGCAGCCTGGCCCGCCCCCTCCACGAGCGGGCCGGCCACGCCCACAGCGCCACGCTCACGCGCCactcacagcagcagcagcagcagcacggccaCGAGGGCTGGGCGGCCGCCATGCCCACGCACCACGCCCGCCCGGGCCCCCCCGACGGCTGGCCCTCCGGCCGGCCCCAGCCCGGGGACCCCGAGCTGCACCAGGGCCCCGGGCTGAGGGGCCAGGACCTCCACCACCCCGTGGCCGCCGTGCAGGCGCGCCTGCAGGAGGGCTGGGCCCACGCCGCGCACGGCGCTCCCGGGAGCGCCGATCCCAAGGAGAAGCTGAAGGACGGGGACCGGGCGCAGCTGCAGTGCACCCTGGGCCGCCGCGGGCTGCTGCAGGACAGGCAGCAGGCGCGGCCCCCGGACATCCAGGCCCGGCCCTACTCCACCATCAGCCGCACCCCGGGGACGCTGTCGCGGcaccgcgccgccgccgccggcgccgagggggcgggcggggcggcgggggagagggagcgcgaGAGGGACCGGGAGAGGGACCGGGAGAGGGACCGGGACCGCTACCGGGACAGGCCgctgcccccgccgccgccccctcccccgcagGAGGCGGAGCCTCTGTACAAGGCGCTGGAGGAGCCCCTGCTGCACCAGCAGCGGGACGCGGCCATCGCCGAGTGGCAGGCGGGCCAGGGGAAGGACGAGATGTTCCTCCTGAAGCGGGACGCCCTGGCGGAGGACTGGAGGGAGCGCGGGCCCGGCGAGGGCCACCCGTCCCAGAAGACGGCCGCGGACGGGACGGAGGAGTGGCGGAGCGGCGCtgagcgggggagggaggaccCCCTGCTGCTGGAGAAGAGGGACGGCCGGCTGGAGGTGTGGCGGGGCGGCGGGGAGGAGTCGGACAAGGAGGAGACCTTCATCACGCAGAAGAACGAGTTCGCCATGGACCgctggaggggcggggccgagCGGGAGCCGGAGGAGCCCCTGTTCCTGAAGGAGCGTGACGGCTGGAGGAGCCTGGTGGAGCAGGACAGCGAGGAGTTCAAGCCCAAGGACGGGGCGCTGGAGGTGTGGCGGGGCGGCGTGGACATGGAGCGGGACGAGTCCTTCCTGTTTGACGGCAAGGACGccagcggcggcagcggcggcagcgggggcggcggcggcggcggcggcggcggcatggACGGGTGGCAGCGCGGCGCCGAGCGGGGGTCCTTCCGCTACCACGGCGACCGGGAGGACTCCTCGGACACCTACACCCTGCCGCTGAGCCCCGACGTGGACCTGGACCCGGACTCCTCGCCCATCTACGCCCGGGACTCCAACCCCTCGCCGCTGTACCCGGGCGAGCGCCGCTCCCCGCCCGTCGGCGTCTTCCCGCGCGGCTCGCCGCCCACCAACATCTTCGCCTCGCGCGAGCCCagcccgccctcctcctcctccggcggcggcggcctctaCTCCCGCCACTCCCCGCAGGTGTACAGCCGCGGCAgctctccgccgccgccgccgcgcttcTACACGCGCACCACCCCGCCCTCCCTGTCCTACCCCGACAGCAGCCCCGAGGGCCCGGAGGAGCTGAGCCCCACGGGGCAGCGGCCGCAGCGGCCCGCCCTGGACCTGCCCTACAGCATGGGCCGCCCGCCGCTGGGGCCGCGACCCAACCACCTGCAGACCTTCTAccagccgccgccgctggcCGCCAACGGGGAGCCGGGCTACCTGGCGGACGCCGGCTGCGACGCGGAGGACGGACAGATGCAGCGGGTGACCAGCCTGTGA